One genomic segment of Methylocystis sp. SC2 includes these proteins:
- a CDS encoding S41 family peptidase yields the protein MIRKTALIATGIAIGAGCATLGQQARAVIGAPAQAASADTYKNLSLFGDVFDKVRADYVEKPDEQKLVENAINGMLTSLDPHSSYLDAKAFKDMRTQTEGKFGGLGIEVTQEDGLVKVVTPIDDTPASRAGIMSGDLIGAIDDETVQGMTLNQAVDKMRGAINTPVKLTLFRGKNKDKVEVKLVRAEIHIKSVRSRKQGDDIAYIRISQFNEETAEGLRNAMAKAQQEIPADKFKGYILDLRNNPGGLLDQSIQVVNSFIDKGEIVSTRGRNADETQRYNARGSGDLSKGKPVVVLINGGSASASEIVAGALQDHKRATLIGTRSFGKGSVQTIIPLGGSSGALRLTTARYYTPSGRTIQAKGIDPDMIILQDVPDELKGKDDTKGEASLKGHLKTGDEEKTGSQAYVPPDETKDKQLNAAVELLHGKPRAQILADQTKEVAKDTTKPPSKAAN from the coding sequence ATGATTCGCAAAACAGCCCTTATCGCCACAGGAATTGCAATTGGAGCGGGATGCGCCACGCTTGGCCAGCAGGCGCGCGCCGTCATCGGCGCTCCGGCTCAAGCCGCTTCCGCAGACACCTACAAGAATCTCAGCCTGTTCGGCGACGTGTTCGACAAGGTGCGCGCCGACTATGTCGAGAAGCCCGATGAGCAGAAGCTCGTCGAAAACGCCATCAACGGCATGCTGACCTCGCTCGATCCGCATTCGAGCTACCTTGACGCCAAGGCGTTCAAGGATATGCGGACGCAGACCGAGGGCAAATTCGGCGGCCTCGGCATCGAGGTCACGCAGGAAGACGGACTGGTGAAGGTCGTCACGCCGATCGACGACACGCCGGCGTCGCGCGCCGGGATCATGTCCGGCGATCTCATCGGGGCCATCGACGACGAGACCGTGCAGGGCATGACCCTCAATCAGGCCGTCGACAAAATGCGCGGCGCGATCAACACGCCGGTTAAGCTGACGCTGTTCCGCGGCAAGAACAAGGACAAGGTCGAGGTCAAACTCGTCCGCGCCGAGATCCACATCAAATCCGTGCGCTCGCGCAAACAGGGCGACGACATCGCCTATATCCGCATTTCGCAGTTCAACGAGGAGACGGCGGAGGGCCTGCGCAACGCCATGGCCAAGGCGCAGCAGGAGATCCCGGCGGACAAGTTCAAAGGCTACATCCTCGATCTGCGCAACAATCCGGGCGGCCTGCTGGACCAGTCCATTCAGGTCGTCAACTCCTTCATTGACAAGGGCGAAATCGTGTCGACGCGCGGCCGCAACGCCGATGAAACCCAGCGCTACAACGCGCGCGGCTCCGGCGATCTGTCAAAGGGCAAGCCCGTCGTCGTGCTGATCAACGGCGGTTCGGCCTCGGCGTCCGAAATCGTCGCCGGCGCCTTGCAGGATCACAAGCGCGCGACGCTGATCGGGACGCGCTCCTTCGGCAAGGGCTCGGTGCAGACGATTATCCCGCTGGGCGGCTCCAGCGGCGCGCTGCGGCTGACGACGGCGCGCTACTACACGCCGTCCGGCCGCACGATCCAGGCCAAGGGCATCGATCCCGACATGATCATCCTGCAGGACGTGCCGGACGAACTCAAAGGCAAGGACGACACCAAGGGCGAAGCCTCGCTCAAGGGCCATCTCAAGACTGGCGACGAGGAAAAGACCGGCTCGCAGGCCTATGTGCCGCCGGATGAGACGAAGGACAAGCAGCTCAACGCGGCGGTCGAACTTCTGCACGGCAAGCCGAGGGCGCAAATCCTCGCCGACCAGACCAAGGAGGTCGCCAAGGACACGACCAAGCCGCCGTCCAAAGCCGCCAATTGA
- the ccmD gene encoding heme exporter protein CcmD: MSDHWFYIAAAYGVTAATLGLVTLRIVLDFRRLRAALARFGAAGGRDEGEG, translated from the coding sequence GTGAGCGATCACTGGTTCTATATCGCCGCCGCCTATGGCGTGACGGCGGCGACGCTCGGCCTCGTGACCTTGCGCATCGTCCTCGACTTTCGCCGGCTGCGCGCGGCGCTGGCGCGCTTCGGCGCGGCTGGCGGGCGCGATGAAGGAGAGGGCTAA
- a CDS encoding murein hydrolase activator EnvC: MSVSSMAGNEATERGLISAALFAISFAFTAQAEQKGPDAKDISSRQQELRGVEDTMGAAQERARRLEEQLVDHAAARERLNGALIEATLRLQETEGRAAEIEARLSTLTENERTVVASLESRRGLIMEILTVLQRMGRKPPPALIARPNEILEAVRASLALGALLPQMRAEARQLQRDLSELEQLRDGVRRERERLAEQQASLSAQRERLAPMIAERQDALSSAQSALQAETERARTLAQRATSLKDLISRMEADSAAARRAAEAARKADDERAQAQARLSERERLKALSAPFKDPARLAPAVAFIDLKGRLPTPAAGPVVRRFGAPDGSGGKEKGLSIAARENGVVIAPCDGWIAFSGPYRSYGQLLIINAGGGYYVVLAGMSRTNVNVGQFVLAGEPVASMGDGAAQTAATIAIGAKQPILYVEFRKDGASIDSGPWWAKSDSRKVGG, translated from the coding sequence ATGAGCGTTTCGAGCATGGCGGGTAACGAAGCCACCGAGCGCGGGCTCATCTCTGCGGCGCTCTTTGCGATTTCTTTCGCTTTTACCGCCCAAGCCGAACAAAAAGGTCCGGACGCAAAAGACATTTCGTCAAGGCAACAAGAATTGCGCGGCGTCGAGGACACGATGGGCGCCGCCCAGGAGCGCGCGCGTCGGCTCGAAGAGCAGCTTGTCGATCACGCCGCGGCGCGCGAAAGGCTGAATGGCGCGCTCATCGAAGCGACGCTGCGGCTGCAGGAGACGGAAGGGCGCGCGGCTGAAATCGAAGCGCGGCTTTCAACGCTTACCGAGAACGAGCGCACGGTCGTCGCTTCGCTCGAGAGCCGCCGCGGATTGATCATGGAGATTCTCACCGTCCTGCAGCGGATGGGCCGGAAGCCGCCGCCGGCGCTGATCGCGCGCCCGAACGAGATTCTCGAGGCGGTCCGGGCGTCGCTCGCGCTCGGCGCCCTGTTGCCGCAGATGCGCGCCGAAGCGCGCCAGCTGCAGCGCGATCTTTCGGAACTTGAGCAGCTGCGCGATGGCGTTCGGCGCGAGCGGGAACGCCTCGCGGAGCAGCAAGCGAGTCTCAGCGCTCAGCGCGAAAGGCTCGCGCCGATGATCGCCGAACGTCAGGACGCGCTTTCCTCTGCGCAGAGCGCCTTGCAGGCGGAGACGGAGCGCGCGCGCACGCTGGCGCAGCGCGCCACGAGCCTCAAGGATTTGATCTCGCGCATGGAGGCGGACAGCGCGGCGGCGCGACGCGCCGCGGAGGCGGCGCGCAAGGCCGACGACGAGCGGGCCCAAGCTCAAGCAAGGCTTTCCGAGCGGGAGCGGCTCAAAGCGTTGTCTGCGCCGTTCAAGGATCCGGCGCGGCTTGCGCCCGCCGTCGCCTTCATCGATCTTAAAGGCCGTCTGCCCACGCCGGCGGCGGGACCGGTCGTGCGGCGTTTCGGCGCGCCCGACGGATCTGGAGGGAAGGAGAAGGGCCTGTCGATCGCGGCGCGCGAAAACGGCGTCGTTATCGCTCCTTGCGACGGATGGATCGCTTTTTCAGGGCCTTACCGAAGTTATGGACAACTCTTGATCATTAACGCCGGCGGCGGTTATTATGTGGTCCTGGCCGGCATGAGTCGCACCAATGTGAACGTGGGACAGTTCGTTCTCGCAGGTGAGCCGGTTGCCAGCATGGGAGACGGAGCCGCGCAAACCGCGGCGACCATCGCAATCGGCGCGAAACAACCCATTCTTTATGTTGAGTTCCGCAAGGACGGAGCGTCAATCGACTCGGGCCCATGGTGGGCAAAGTCAGACAGTCGGAAGGTCGGCGGATGA
- a CDS encoding acyl-[ACP]--phospholipid O-acyltransferase: MTHSLLASRRFAPLFWRQFFAAFNDNFLKNALVLLILAHAAESGASLVTLAGAAFIAPFFLLSAIGGEFADKYDKARVVRWLSVAEVAVAALSATGFLFANIPTLFGALILFGVTGALFGPVKYGILPDHLTREELPAGNALVESATFFAILSGTVAGGMALHVGDGVILAAGVMGVAALALGAAWLIPSTGRADPDLAIDANVFRSTFKLLRHLRGQIELRRLAVVTSLFWLFGSIAMSLTPSLITQTLHGAEILVSIHLALFAVGIAIGSGLAAFLLKGKIVLLPTAVGAALVAIGSADLGLALLLSPAPEAALGLSPQAYFAQPLAWRAAIDLSLLAVAGGLMIVPSFAAIQAQSAPQQRARTIAAVNVQNAAFMALGGVGVAGLQSLGVSFAALLIGLAVVALVASIWIVKTVVASPLQDLLSIYFRAFYRLEAKGLENFETAGPNPIVALNHVSFLDAAAIFAVMPKQPVFAIDRTISKTWWAQPFLRFMRVIPLDPANPLGARALINAVKDGNPLVIFPEGRLTVTGSLMKVYDGAGLIAEKSGAMVVPVHIDGAEATMFSRLTREQARRRWFPKFTLTVLAPIRLTVDDALKGKARRMAAGAALYQIMSDLVFRATNVDRTLFEAVVEAARTHGLSRVALEDPIAGKLSYRRLLIGTRALAGKIARIGRPGDAIGLMLPNANGAGIAFLAVISAGRAPAMINFTAGAANILAGCEAAQARTILTSRGFVEKAKLDKLVAALEEKVALVYLEDMRASISLADKFDALRRFRKPVAPRKADEMAAILFTSGSEGAPKGVALSHRNMLANAAQAAARIDFGRTDKVFNVLPMFHSFGLTVGFTLPLISGVPIYLYPSPLHYRIVPELVYGSNATILFGTDTFLAGYARPAHAYDFRSIRYVVAGAEPVKQSTRDLWMEKFGVRILEGYGVTEASPVLALNTPMFNRFGAVGRLMPGVEHRLETVPGVEDGGRLLVRGPNVMMGYLKIDKPGVVQPPENGWHDTGDIVTIDAQGYVTIKGRAKRFAKVGGEMVSLAAIEQLAAELWPDALSAAATEIDPRKGERITLITQQKDATRADFQAYAKSKGASDLMIPAEIMIVEQVPLLGSGKLDFAAVTKMVRERGRYILSNPRLPNGLHGRIDGNAAASA, encoded by the coding sequence ATGACGCATTCGCTTCTCGCTTCGCGGCGGTTCGCGCCATTGTTTTGGCGTCAGTTCTTCGCGGCCTTCAACGACAACTTCTTGAAGAACGCCCTGGTGCTCCTGATCTTGGCGCATGCGGCCGAGAGCGGCGCGTCGCTTGTGACGCTCGCCGGCGCCGCCTTCATCGCGCCGTTCTTTCTTCTGTCGGCGATCGGCGGCGAGTTCGCCGACAAATATGACAAGGCGCGCGTCGTGCGCTGGCTCAGCGTCGCCGAGGTCGCCGTGGCGGCGTTGTCCGCGACCGGCTTTCTGTTCGCCAATATCCCGACGCTGTTTGGCGCGCTGATTCTCTTCGGCGTCACCGGCGCGCTGTTCGGCCCGGTCAAATACGGCATCCTGCCCGACCATCTGACGCGCGAGGAGCTTCCGGCGGGCAATGCGCTCGTCGAGAGCGCGACCTTTTTCGCCATTCTCAGCGGCACGGTCGCCGGCGGCATGGCGTTGCATGTCGGCGACGGGGTGATCCTCGCCGCGGGAGTCATGGGCGTCGCGGCGCTGGCTCTTGGCGCGGCGTGGCTCATTCCCTCAACCGGGCGCGCCGATCCCGATCTTGCGATAGACGCCAACGTCTTCCGCTCGACCTTCAAATTGCTGCGGCATCTGCGTGGCCAAATAGAACTGCGGCGGCTGGCCGTGGTGACGAGCCTCTTCTGGCTGTTCGGCTCCATCGCCATGTCGCTTACGCCCTCGCTCATCACCCAGACGCTGCATGGCGCGGAGATCCTCGTCAGCATCCATCTGGCGCTGTTCGCCGTCGGCATCGCCATCGGATCGGGGCTCGCCGCCTTCCTGCTCAAGGGCAAGATCGTGCTGCTGCCGACCGCCGTCGGCGCGGCGCTCGTCGCTATTGGATCCGCGGACCTCGGCCTCGCGCTGCTCCTTTCGCCGGCGCCGGAGGCGGCGCTGGGGCTGTCGCCGCAGGCCTATTTCGCTCAGCCGCTCGCCTGGCGCGCCGCGATCGATCTTTCACTGCTCGCGGTCGCCGGCGGGCTGATGATCGTTCCGTCCTTCGCCGCCATTCAGGCGCAGAGCGCGCCTCAGCAGCGCGCCCGCACCATCGCCGCGGTGAATGTGCAGAACGCCGCCTTCATGGCGCTTGGCGGCGTCGGGGTTGCGGGTCTGCAGAGCCTGGGCGTTTCTTTCGCGGCGCTGCTGATCGGCCTGGCCGTCGTCGCGCTCGTCGCGTCGATCTGGATCGTCAAGACGGTGGTCGCTTCGCCGCTGCAGGATCTGCTCTCCATCTACTTTCGCGCCTTCTACCGTCTCGAGGCGAAGGGACTGGAAAATTTCGAGACGGCGGGTCCCAATCCGATCGTCGCGCTCAACCATGTGAGCTTTCTCGACGCCGCGGCGATTTTCGCCGTCATGCCGAAGCAGCCGGTCTTCGCCATTGACCGCACGATCTCGAAGACATGGTGGGCGCAGCCGTTTCTGAGATTCATGCGCGTGATCCCGCTCGATCCAGCCAATCCGCTTGGCGCGCGCGCGCTGATCAATGCGGTCAAGGACGGGAATCCGCTTGTCATCTTCCCGGAAGGCCGGCTCACGGTCACCGGCAGTCTGATGAAGGTCTATGACGGGGCGGGGCTGATCGCGGAAAAATCCGGCGCGATGGTCGTCCCGGTGCACATCGACGGCGCCGAGGCGACGATGTTCTCGCGGCTGACGCGCGAACAGGCGCGCCGGCGCTGGTTTCCGAAATTCACCCTCACCGTGCTCGCGCCTATTCGCCTGACGGTCGACGACGCGCTGAAAGGCAAGGCGCGGCGAATGGCGGCCGGCGCGGCGCTGTATCAGATCATGTCGGATCTCGTCTTTCGCGCGACGAACGTCGATCGCACGCTTTTTGAAGCCGTCGTTGAAGCCGCGCGCACGCACGGGCTGTCGCGCGTCGCTCTCGAAGACCCGATCGCCGGCAAGCTCAGCTATCGCAGGCTGCTGATCGGGACGCGCGCGCTCGCCGGCAAGATTGCGCGCATCGGGAGGCCGGGCGACGCGATCGGACTGATGCTGCCGAACGCCAATGGCGCGGGGATCGCGTTCCTCGCGGTCATTTCGGCCGGCCGCGCGCCGGCGATGATCAATTTCACCGCCGGCGCCGCCAATATTCTGGCGGGCTGCGAGGCGGCGCAGGCGAGAACGATTCTGACGTCGCGCGGCTTCGTCGAGAAGGCCAAGCTCGACAAGCTTGTCGCCGCGCTCGAAGAGAAGGTCGCGCTCGTCTATCTCGAAGACATGCGCGCGAGCATCTCTCTTGCAGATAAGTTCGACGCGTTGCGACGCTTCCGCAAGCCCGTCGCCCCGCGCAAGGCCGACGAGATGGCGGCGATCCTTTTCACCTCGGGTTCGGAAGGCGCGCCGAAGGGCGTCGCCTTGTCGCATCGAAACATGCTCGCCAACGCCGCGCAGGCCGCCGCGCGCATCGACTTCGGACGCACGGACAAGGTCTTCAACGTGCTGCCGATGTTCCATTCCTTCGGTCTGACGGTCGGCTTCACGCTGCCGCTGATCTCCGGCGTTCCGATCTATCTTTATCCCTCGCCGTTGCACTATCGCATCGTGCCGGAGCTCGTTTACGGCTCAAACGCCACGATTCTGTTCGGGACCGACACTTTTCTCGCCGGTTACGCGCGCCCGGCGCACGCCTATGACTTCCGGTCGATCCGTTATGTGGTCGCCGGCGCCGAGCCGGTGAAGCAATCGACGCGCGATCTGTGGATGGAGAAGTTCGGCGTCCGCATCCTTGAAGGCTATGGCGTGACGGAAGCCTCGCCGGTACTCGCGCTCAACACGCCGATGTTCAACAGATTCGGCGCGGTCGGACGGCTGATGCCGGGCGTCGAACATCGGCTCGAGACGGTTCCGGGCGTGGAGGACGGCGGAAGGCTCTTGGTGCGCGGTCCCAATGTGATGATGGGCTATCTCAAGATCGATAAGCCCGGCGTGGTGCAGCCGCCGGAGAACGGCTGGCATGATACGGGCGATATCGTCACGATCGACGCGCAGGGCTATGTGACGATAAAGGGGCGCGCCAAGCGCTTCGCCAAAGTCGGCGGCGAGATGGTGTCGCTCGCGGCGATCGAACAACTGGCGGCGGAACTCTGGCCCGACGCGCTGTCGGCGGCGGCGACCGAGATCGATCCGCGCAAGGGCGAGAGAATCACTCTCATCACGCAGCAGAAGGACGCGACGCGCGCCGATTTCCAGGCCTACGCCAAATCGAAGGGCGCGTCCGACCTGATGATTCCGGCGGAGATCATGATCGTCGAGCAGGTGCCGCTTCTAGGCTCCGGCAAGCTCGATTTCGCGGCGGTGACGAAAATGGTGCGCGAGCGCGGGCGCTATATTCTGTCCAATCCGCGCCTGCCCAATGGTCTGCACGGGCGCATCGACGGCAACGCCGCCGCGTCCGCGTGA
- a CDS encoding TetR/AcrR family transcriptional regulator has product MNENDADAGSDRRTQLRDRLIDIAQETVAAQGLAGLKARDLAAAAGCALGAIYTAFHDLDELILRVNARTLARLEAALDAAFVDAEAEQALEAMARAYLSFARNDEPSWRALFEHRLPPGAPVPGWYADARNRLFSRLDAPLAQLLPGRDATARAALARTLFSAVHGVVALGLEEKIAETPPKVLDEQLGVLIRLLAAGLMMESARLL; this is encoded by the coding sequence TTGAACGAGAATGACGCCGACGCGGGATCGGACCGCCGGACGCAATTGCGTGACCGGCTTATCGACATCGCGCAGGAGACGGTGGCGGCGCAGGGTCTCGCCGGACTTAAAGCGCGCGATCTCGCCGCCGCGGCCGGTTGCGCGCTCGGCGCGATCTATACCGCTTTTCATGACCTCGACGAGCTGATCCTGCGGGTCAACGCGCGCACTCTGGCGCGCCTGGAGGCCGCGCTCGACGCGGCCTTCGTGGACGCGGAGGCGGAGCAGGCGCTGGAAGCCATGGCGCGGGCCTATCTGAGCTTCGCGAGAAACGACGAGCCGAGCTGGCGCGCGCTGTTCGAGCACCGATTGCCGCCTGGCGCGCCCGTGCCGGGCTGGTATGCGGACGCGCGCAACCGCCTGTTCAGCCGGTTGGACGCGCCGCTTGCGCAACTGCTGCCGGGCAGGGACGCGACGGCGCGCGCCGCGCTCGCGCGCACGCTGTTTTCGGCCGTGCATGGAGTCGTCGCGCTGGGGCTGGAGGAGAAGATCGCCGAGACCCCGCCAAAGGTGCTGGATGAGCAGCTCGGCGTGCTGATACGGCTTCTCGCGGCCGGACTGATGATGGAATCGGCCCGCTTGCTTTGA
- a CDS encoding DsbE family thiol:disulfide interchange protein translates to MSDAVAPRSALRFLPLALFALLALVFLVRLFAGDASRIPSALIGKPAPAFDLPALEGLAGVPGLSTQDLRKGHVSLVNVFASWCGPCRQEHPALMAIAADEALKAKGVELYGLSYKDETAKALGFLEEGGNPFARVGVDPAGRTAIDFGVYGVPETFVIKGDGTIAYKFVGPLTPSAIATTLIPEIEKAMAGGSATTTR, encoded by the coding sequence GTGAGCGACGCCGTCGCGCCGCGCTCGGCGCTGCGCTTTCTGCCGCTGGCGCTCTTCGCGCTGCTGGCGCTCGTCTTCCTGGTGCGGCTCTTCGCGGGCGACGCGTCGCGCATCCCGTCGGCGCTGATCGGCAAGCCGGCGCCCGCCTTCGATCTGCCAGCGCTTGAAGGATTGGCCGGCGTTCCCGGTCTCTCGACGCAAGATTTGCGCAAGGGTCACGTGAGCCTCGTCAATGTCTTCGCCAGCTGGTGCGGACCCTGCCGACAGGAGCATCCGGCGCTCATGGCGATCGCCGCCGACGAAGCGCTCAAGGCCAAGGGCGTCGAACTCTACGGGCTCTCCTACAAGGATGAGACGGCGAAGGCCTTGGGCTTCCTTGAGGAGGGCGGCAATCCTTTCGCGCGCGTCGGCGTCGACCCCGCCGGCCGCACCGCGATCGACTTCGGCGTCTATGGCGTGCCGGAGACCTTCGTGATCAAGGGCGACGGAACCATCGCCTATAAATTCGTCGGACCGCTGACCCCTTCGGCCATCGCGACGACGCTCATTCCCGAGATCGAAAAGGCGATGGCGGGCGGGTCGGCCACCACGACGCGCTGA
- a CDS encoding sulfite exporter TauE/SafE family protein, which produces MTFILLFAVATWAGAQNALAGGGSFLTLPTLMLTGMDALAANVTSCAALFPAQVATGWTVRKLARGANGLSLRTLFVISIVGGAVGAAVLLGTPRGLFARLVPWLVLFATIIFAWGSFFRKPVETHSRLGAPRAALAQFLISVYGGYFGGGIGFLMVAALTMAGQGVRVAAATKNVLAAVMNASAVAIFLFSPDLHWPQALVTSAGATIGGIVGARLIHHIDEKILRISIIVVGAALTIGLFLRAP; this is translated from the coding sequence ATGACTTTCATTCTGCTGTTTGCCGTAGCGACATGGGCGGGCGCGCAGAATGCGCTTGCCGGCGGCGGTTCGTTCCTCACCCTTCCCACACTGATGTTAACGGGCATGGACGCGCTCGCCGCCAATGTCACGTCATGCGCGGCGCTGTTTCCGGCGCAGGTCGCGACGGGTTGGACGGTCCGCAAACTGGCGAGGGGCGCCAATGGGCTTTCGCTGCGCACGCTGTTTGTGATCAGCATCGTCGGCGGCGCCGTCGGCGCGGCGGTGCTGCTGGGCACGCCGCGCGGGCTCTTCGCGCGTCTCGTGCCATGGCTCGTGCTTTTCGCCACCATCATTTTCGCCTGGGGCAGTTTCTTCCGCAAGCCCGTAGAAACGCATAGCCGTCTCGGCGCGCCGCGCGCAGCCCTCGCGCAATTTCTGATTTCGGTTTACGGCGGCTATTTCGGCGGCGGCATCGGCTTCCTCATGGTCGCCGCGCTCACCATGGCCGGACAGGGCGTGCGCGTCGCCGCCGCCACCAAAAACGTTCTGGCCGCCGTCATGAACGCGTCCGCTGTCGCGATCTTCCTGTTCTCGCCGGATCTGCACTGGCCGCAGGCGCTGGTGACGAGCGCCGGCGCGACGATCGGCGGGATCGTCGGCGCCCGGCTGATCCATCACATCGACGAAAAAATCCTGCGCATCTCGATCATCGTGGTCGGCGCGGCGCTGACCATCGGCCTCTTCCTCAGAGCGCCATAA
- a CDS encoding homospermidine synthase, with translation MSTWPNYGKITGPIVLIGFGSIGRGILPLIERHFDFDKSRVTVIDPVDTHRRLLDERGIAFLKTRLTPENYRDVLTPLLTKGGGQGFIVNLSVDVSSLAIIKLARELNALCVDTVVEPWPGFYFDKTMSNEARTNYALRETVLDERRKNPGGSTAVSCVGANPGMVSWFVKQALVNIARDTGAFDKEPETRAEWGALAQKLGVKGVHIAERDTQRARDPKPRNVFVNTWSVEGFVSEGLQPAELGWGTHEKSLPDIGRTHPAGCGAAIYLLSPGANTRVRSWCPTPGAQYGFLVTHNESISIADYLTLRDEKGQAIYRPTCHYAYHPADDAVLSLHEMFGAAGKMQESWKILDEHEIVDGIDELGVLLYGHAKNAYWYGSQLSVEETRDLAPYQNATGLQVSSAALAGMVWALENPQAGIVEADEVDYKRCLEVQLPYLGPVKGYYTDWTPLEGRPGLFPEDIDESDPWQFRNILVR, from the coding sequence ATGTCGACTTGGCCAAACTACGGCAAAATCACCGGTCCGATCGTGCTGATCGGCTTCGGCTCCATCGGCCGAGGCATTTTGCCGCTGATCGAGCGCCATTTCGATTTCGACAAATCGCGCGTCACCGTCATCGACCCGGTCGATACGCATCGCCGTCTGCTCGACGAGCGCGGCATCGCTTTTCTCAAAACCAGGCTGACGCCGGAGAACTACCGCGACGTCCTGACCCCGCTGCTGACCAAGGGCGGCGGCCAGGGCTTTATCGTCAATCTCTCGGTCGACGTATCCTCGCTCGCGATCATCAAGCTCGCGCGCGAATTGAACGCGCTGTGCGTCGACACGGTGGTCGAGCCATGGCCGGGCTTCTACTTCGACAAGACCATGTCCAATGAAGCGCGCACCAATTATGCGCTGCGCGAGACGGTGCTCGATGAGCGTCGCAAAAACCCCGGCGGATCGACGGCGGTTTCCTGCGTCGGCGCCAATCCCGGCATGGTGTCCTGGTTCGTCAAGCAGGCGCTCGTCAATATCGCCCGCGACACGGGCGCCTTCGACAAGGAGCCGGAAACGCGCGCCGAATGGGGCGCGCTCGCCCAAAAGCTCGGGGTCAAGGGCGTCCATATCGCCGAACGCGACACCCAGCGCGCGCGCGACCCCAAGCCGCGCAACGTCTTCGTCAACACCTGGTCGGTCGAAGGCTTCGTCTCCGAGGGCCTGCAGCCCGCCGAACTCGGCTGGGGCACGCATGAAAAATCCTTGCCCGACATCGGCCGCACGCATCCGGCCGGCTGCGGCGCGGCGATCTATCTGTTGTCGCCCGGCGCCAATACGCGCGTGCGCTCATGGTGCCCGACGCCCGGCGCGCAATATGGCTTCCTCGTCACCCACAATGAGTCGATCTCGATCGCGGACTATCTCACGCTGCGCGACGAGAAGGGACAGGCGATCTATCGTCCGACCTGTCACTACGCCTATCATCCCGCCGACGACGCGGTGCTGTCCCTGCACGAGATGTTCGGCGCCGCCGGCAAGATGCAGGAGAGCTGGAAGATTCTCGACGAACACGAAATCGTTGATGGAATCGATGAACTCGGCGTGCTGCTCTACGGCCACGCCAAGAACGCCTATTGGTACGGATCGCAGCTCTCGGTCGAGGAGACCCGCGATCTTGCGCCCTATCAGAACGCCACGGGCCTTCAGGTGTCCTCCGCCGCGCTCGCCGGCATGGTCTGGGCGCTGGAGAATCCGCAGGCGGGAATCGTCGAGGCCGACGAAGTCGACTACAAGCGCTGCCTCGAGGTGCAGCTGCCCTATCTCGGCCCGGTGAAGGGCTATTACACGGATTGGACGCCGCTCGAGGGGCGTCCCGGGCTGTTTCCGGAAGACATCGACGAAAGCGATCCGTGGCAGTTCAGGAATATATTGGTGCGCTAA
- a CDS encoding heme ABC transporter permease: MSFLSTYANPTRFLRFAERALPWLSSATALLLAIGLYGAFTAPPDYQQGETVRIMYIHVPSAWLAIFAYVVMTSASLGVLVWRHPLADAAQKTAANLGAAFTFICLVTGSLWGKPMWGTFWVWDARLTSMLVLFLLYLGLIAVRQTMDDTPRGARIAAIMTLVGAIDIPIIKYSVDWWNTLHQPASVFRIDGPAISGSMLWPLIVMALAATLLFSTLHIMAIRNEILRRRLARLSMQAVRAGEIAGEESMEAAE; the protein is encoded by the coding sequence ATGAGCTTTCTGTCCACTTACGCCAATCCAACGCGCTTTCTGCGTTTCGCGGAACGCGCGTTGCCGTGGCTCTCAAGCGCCACGGCGCTTCTGCTCGCGATCGGGCTCTACGGCGCTTTCACCGCGCCGCCCGATTATCAGCAGGGCGAGACCGTGCGGATCATGTACATCCATGTTCCATCCGCCTGGCTCGCGATCTTCGCCTATGTCGTGATGACCTCGGCGTCGCTCGGCGTTCTGGTGTGGCGTCATCCCCTTGCCGACGCGGCGCAGAAGACCGCCGCCAATCTCGGCGCCGCCTTCACCTTCATCTGCCTCGTCACCGGCTCGCTTTGGGGCAAGCCGATGTGGGGGACGTTCTGGGTGTGGGACGCGCGCCTCACCTCGATGCTGGTTCTTTTTCTTCTCTATCTCGGTCTGATCGCCGTCAGGCAGACGATGGACGACACGCCGCGCGGCGCGCGCATCGCGGCGATCATGACGCTCGTCGGCGCCATCGACATCCCGATCATCAAATATTCGGTCGATTGGTGGAACACGCTGCACCAGCCGGCCTCGGTGTTCCGCATCGACGGACCGGCGATATCGGGCTCGATGCTGTGGCCGCTGATCGTCATGGCGCTCGCCGCGACGCTGCTGTTTTCGACGCTGCATATCATGGCGATCCGCAATGAAATCCTGCGCCGGCGGCTCGCGCGTCTCTCGATGCAGGCCGTCCGCGCCGGTGAAATCGCCGGCGAGGAAAGCATGGAGGCCGCCGAGTGA